The Calliphora vicina chromosome 3, idCalVici1.1, whole genome shotgun sequence genome contains a region encoding:
- the Galphaf gene encoding guanine nucleotide-binding protein G(f) subunit alpha yields MKLKMLRCLRHSKTHPDDLKASSKEVERKCSEIHKNFREAVKILLLGTAESGKTTIIKQMRILHINGFSDDERRDKIPEIYQNIHESIYQLVQYMTILGLEYQSCASKHSASYILTMGETAPEYMNEEYCDHVMTLWNDVGIRTCFERSNEFPLSDSTKYFLDNFDRISDFHYIPSTEDILHSRKITTGIHNISFRVEIPKNMGGGEQIFHMYDVGGQRDQRNKWIQVFEGIQAVLFLISCSDFDQNLREDPTQNRLQEALNLFRGVWQNRFLASAGLIVFLNKQDIMERKIRAGKHIVDYFPEFQEFRNSPQAESYFDECDWTKKFIKQKLIDITQEPVKRPSRNHMHNSKRECYYHFTVATDTSCIRKVFNDVHQMILHENMSSMDLF; encoded by the exons atgaaattaaa aaTGCTACGGTGTTTGAGGCACTCTAAAACTCATCCAGACGATCTGAAGGCCTCTTCCAAAGAAGTAGAACGTAAATGCagtgaaattcataaaaattttcgtGAAGCGGTCAAAATTTTACTACTTGGCACCGCCGAATCGGGCAAAACtacaataattaaacaaatgcGTATTTTACACATCAATGGCTTTTCAGATGA tGAACGCCGCGATAAAATTCCCGAAATCTATCAGAATATCCATGAATCTATATACCAACTAGTCCAATATATGACAATATTGGGTCTGGAGTATCAAAGCTGTGCCAGCAAACACAGTGCGTCCTATATTTTAACAATGGGCGAAACGGCGCCCGAATATATGAATGAG gAATATTGTGATCATGTCATGACATTGTGGAATGATGTGGGTATACGCACATGTTTTGAACGCTCGAATGAATTTCCCTTATCCGACAGTACTAAATA TTTTTTGGATAACTTTGATCGCATCTCAGACTTTCACTATATACCTTCCACCGAGGACATTTTACACAGTCGCAAAATAACCACTGGTATCCACAATATATCCTTCCGTGTGGAAATTCCCAAAAACATGGGTGGCGGTGAGCAAATCTTTCACATGTACGATGTGGGCGGTCAGCGTGATCAACGCAACAAATGGATACAAGTATTCGAGGGTATACAGGCTGTACTATTTCTAATCTCCTGCAGTGATTTCGATCAAAACCTAAGAGAAGATCCTACACAGAATCGTTTGCAAGAGGCTTTAAATCTCTTTCGAGGAGTTTGGCAAAATCGCTTCTTGGCCTCAGCCGGCCTCATTGTGTTCCTCAACAAACAGGACATAATGGAGCGTAAAATAAGAGCGGGCAAACATATTGTTGATTATTTTCCCGAATTTCAAGAATTCCGCAATAGTCCCCAGGCGGAGAGTTATTTCGATGAGTGTGATTGGAcgaaaaagtttattaaacaaaaacttattgACATTACACAGGAGCCGGTGAAACGGCCTTCACGTAATCACATGCATAACTCGAAACGAGAGTGTTATTATCATTTTACCGTGGCCACCGATACCAGTTGCATACGAAAGGTATTCAATGATGTCCATCAAATGATATTACACGAGAATATGTCCTCTATGGATCTGTTTTGA